GAAATGCTCGTTATTCTGCTTCCGCGCCATCAGCCCCAGCAGCGCCCGGTTCTCCGTCGTCGGCGTCAGCCAGCCGAAGAATCCCGGGGCGAAGCGCTTGCCCAGGTGGACATGGATCTCGTCCACGCCCGTCGTCGTCACCGTGGCCTGGATGCCTCCGGCGTAGTCCTGCACCTGCCCCAGCCCCAGCGACTTGGTGAGCCTGCTCCCGAACCCGGCGGCGATGACCACGCTCCTCGCCTTGATCTCTTGCGGCCCCGCGCCGTTCTGCACGATGGCGCTGATGTGGTCGCGCCCCGGCTCCACGGAATGGACGGTGTGGCCCAGCAGATAGGTCGCGCCCGCCTCCTGGGCCTGTTGCGCGTAGCTCGCCACGTAGGAGACTCGGTCCACGATGTAGGCTTGCGGCTCCTCCCGCCCGATGTGGATCGCCTGGCCCCCAGGCGCGCTCACGGACGCGCTCCGCGCCGCGCGGTAGATGTGTTCCGGCGCGATGGGGAACTGGCGGATGCATTCCGCCCCCACGATGCCGGTGCACAGCTTATCGCCGATGGCGTAGCGGCGGTCCGCCAAGGTAACGCGGTAGCCGCGCTTGGCCAGCTCTAGGGCAGCATTATTGCCCGCCGGCCCAGCGCCGATGATGAGAACGTCTTCCACGTTGGTGGTAATCGCCTTACGGAAGGTTGTGAGGCAGCCCGGAACCCTTGAAGCAATCCTTCGGGAAGTATAACAAATGAGGAGTGATTCATGTACCCGCGCACGAGACGCCAGCGAAAAGAAAAGCCCTCCGGTTATATGACCGGAGGGCTTTTGCGCCAAGATGCTGGAGTTGCGTTAGCGGCCCTTCCACTTTGCCAGGTCGCGCACCCCGGCCACCTTCCACCGCAGGTTGTCATCGTTCACCAGCTGCACTTCGCTCTGGCGGTGCTCGCCCCCGGCCAGCGCCGTCTCCACGATGACGGAGGCCGTGTTGCAGCCCACCACAGGCGTGCCCATGTTCACCAGTTCGATGTTCTTCCCGAGCTCCTGGTTCGCGGCCTGGAGGAAATCGTTCGAGACGATCTGCTTCATGCCGTTGCCGTTGTTGTCCTTCACGAAGCGGAAGTACTCGCGCACGCGGCTCTGGATCACCTCGCGGCGCTGGATAACCTGGCCCGCGCTGCCCCCGATGCCGCCTAGGTTGGAGCTGTCCTGGGAGACGGCCAGTTTCCCCTTCACAAGGATCGAATGTCCCTGGTCCGAGCGGTCAACCACGCAGAGGACGGTGTAGCCCTTGGCCATGAGCTCTTGGCGGACTTGCAGGGCCACATCCAGGGCCGTCGCGCCTGCGGCAACCTTGATCTCCATCTTGCGCGGCGCGTTCAGGACGATCCTGCCCTCTGCCGTTGCCGCGCCGGTAAGGTTCAGTTGGTAGACCTCTTCTGCCGATTCCTTCTTGGCCGCCTGCGCCGTGCTGCATCCCGCGACGACCAGTGTCCCTGCAAGCGCTGCCGCCAGTGGCAACAGTATGCGACGCATAGAAATCCTCCCGACGCTCTTATCGAGTGCCGCTTGTGAGTTGAATCGCTATTTAGTATAAGTCTAAAACTAAGTTTAGTCTAGCCGGTTCCACAAGAGACGCCCCTGGGATGCACGGTGTAGAATCTGGCCTATTCCCTGGAGACCTGGAGTCCCACATGGCAGTAGCCACAACCCGCCTGAAGCTCGAGACCAAGGGCGGCGGCCAGATCATCGAGATCACCCAGGAAGTCCTGAGGCGTGTGGCGGACTCCAAGATACGGCACGGCATCGTGACGGTCTTCCTCACCGGCACCACTGCGGGCGTGGGCATCATGGAGCTGGAGCCTGGGACGGTGAAGGACCTCCAGGCAGCCATGGAGCGCTTGGCCCCCAGGGGCGCGACCTACCAGCACAACGCCATAAACGCCGGGGAGACCAACGGCCACTCCCACCTCCAGGCCAGCCTCTTTGGGCAATCGCTCGTGGTCCCGGTGGAGGGCGGCAAGCCCGTCCTAGGAACGTGGCAGCGCATCATCGTCATGGACTTCGATTCCCGGTCGCGCACGAGGGAGATCGTGGTGCAGACGATGGGCGAATAGCCGCTTGTCCCATCTCCAGGGGACGACTATCATGGATTGCGGTTCCTTTCACACCCGATGTTCTTGAGGTGTCGTCATGCAGCACAGGCCTCCCGCCGCTGAAGGCAAACCGTCCAGCCGCCAGGTTGTCCGCTACGCCGTCTACCGCCTTTCGCCCGAGTGGCGCAGGCTGGATGGAGCGACGCGGGACGCCGGGAAGCGCGAGTTCGCGGCGGTCATCGGCGAGCACAACGATAGGATGATGATCCGCCCCTACAGCCTCACAGCCACTAGGGGAGACGCCGACTTCATGCTGTGGACTGTCGCCAACTCCCTGGACGATTTTCAGTCGCTCTACACGGGGCTCGCGCGGACGGGCCTGGGGAAGTACGCCACCATCCCCTACTCCTACTTCGCCATGACGCGCCGCTCCATCTATATAGACAAGCACACCCACGAAGGCCAGGAGGGCGCGAGGCTGAAGATCCGCCCCGGCGGCGCGAAGTTCCTCTTCGTCTACCCCTTCGTGAAGTCGCGTGAGTGGTACGCCCTGCCCATGGCCGATCGCCAGCGCATGATGGACGAGCACATCGCCGTGGGCCACAAGTACCCGGGCATCCGCATCAACACCAGCTACTCTTTCGGCCTGGACGACCAGGAGTTC
This region of Chloroflexota bacterium genomic DNA includes:
- a CDS encoding geranylgeranyl reductase family protein: MLAQKPSGHITGGLFFSLASRARVHESLLICYTSRRIASRVPGCLTTFRKAITTNVEDVLIIGAGPAGNNAALELAKRGYRVTLADRRYAIGDKLCTGIVGAECIRQFPIAPEHIYRAARSASVSAPGGQAIHIGREEPQAYIVDRVSYVASYAQQAQEAGATYLLGHTVHSVEPGRDHISAIVQNGAGPQEIKARSVVIAAGFGSRLTKSLGLGQVQDYAGGIQATVTTTGVDEIHVHLGKRFAPGFFGWLTPTTENRALLGLMARKQNNEHFAELLAHLQEKGIVGEVVSGPSRWAIPLRPLKQAYRDRVLVIGDAAGQVKPTTGGGIYYSFLASRIAAEALHNALRRDDLTEDALSEYEREWKSVLGGELDSGYNARRIYELLGDRQIDFIIEALASNGFVEKLLQSESLGFDWHSGAIKEFLRWPVLQGVVRSLGGIAPKALSRIA
- a CDS encoding YjbQ family protein: MAVATTRLKLETKGGGQIIEITQEVLRRVADSKIRHGIVTVFLTGTTAGVGIMELEPGTVKDLQAAMERLAPRGATYQHNAINAGETNGHSHLQASLFGQSLVVPVEGGKPVLGTWQRIIVMDFDSRSRTREIVVQTMGE
- a CDS encoding chlorite dismutase family protein, yielding MQHRPPAAEGKPSSRQVVRYAVYRLSPEWRRLDGATRDAGKREFAAVIGEHNDRMMIRPYSLTATRGDADFMLWTVANSLDDFQSLYTGLARTGLGKYATIPYSYFAMTRRSIYIDKHTHEGQEGARLKIRPGGAKFLFVYPFVKSREWYALPMADRQRMMDEHIAVGHKYPGIRINTSYSFGLDDQEFVVAFEGDNPSEFLDLVMELRDSQASCYTIRDTPSFTAAAMPLDQLLATL